Proteins found in one Anabas testudineus chromosome 1, fAnaTes1.2, whole genome shotgun sequence genomic segment:
- the LOC113162499 gene encoding cytochrome P450 2U1, with amino-acid sequence MFPQVWLTHLCVFSHANIAAVLAFLLVYFSVRFYQKRWDLANIPPGPKPWPVVGNFGRFFLPSFLKRRLGQPPYSTDGPGSTLAVLAKLANMYGDVYSLFVGSQLLVVLNGYEAVKDALSNHAEVFSDRPDIPAVTILTKRKGIVFAPYGPIWRKQRKFCHTTLRSFGLGKLSLEPCIQQGLATVKTELQQLNEESGGAGVDLAPLISNTVSNVICSLVLGQRFHHKDHEFRTLLNLMARGLEICVNSPAFLINIFPLLYHLPFGVFKEFRQVEGDITVFLKRIIATHRETLDPVNPRDLTDMYLVEMLAQQAAGEEDSSFTEDYLFYIIGDLFIAGTDTTTNSVLWILLYMVLNPDIQDKVQAELDQVVGKHRGPSLTDKGSLPFTEATIMEVQRLTAVVPLGIPHMASETAEFRGYTIPKGTVVLPNLWSVHRDPSVWDDPDAFNPSRFLDDEGKLLRKECFMPFGIGRRVCMGEQLAKMELFLMVTTLLQAFKFRLPDGKPPPPLLGRFGLTLAPDAYTVCVSTRR; translated from the exons ATGTTCCCGCAGGTATGGCTGACACATCTCTGCGTTTTTTCACATGCCAACATTGCTGCGGTCTTAGCTTTCTTGCTGGTGTATTTTTCAGTTCGGTTTTATCAGAAGAGATGGGACCTCGCCAATATTCCTCCAGGTCCGAAGCCCTGGCCGGTTGTCGGCAACTTCGGCAGGtttttcctcccttctttcctcaAGAGGAGGCTTGGACAGCCGCCTTACAGCACCGACGGTCCGGGCAGCACACTAGCAGTTTTAGCCAAGCTAGCCAACATGTACGGTGACGTCTACAGCCTCTTTGTAGGAAGTCAGCTGCTCGTTGTGCTAAATGGCTATGAAGCTGTCAAAGATGCTCTGTCAAACCATGCCGAGGTGTTCTCCGACAGACCAGATATTCCTGCTGTCACTATCCTGACCAAGCGCAAAG GCATAGTCTTTGCACCCTATGGTCCCATTTGGAGAAAGCAGAGGAAGTTCTGCCACACCACGCTGCGAAGCTTTGGCCTAGGGAAGCTGAGTTTGGAGCCTTGCATCCAGCAAGGCCTGGCTACCGTcaaaacagagctgcagcaacTGAATGAGGAGTCTGGTGGTGCTGGTGTGGACCTGGCCCCGCTCATCAGCAATACCGTCTCAAACGTCATCTGTTCACTGGTACTGGGTCAACGCTTCCATCACAAAGATCACGAGTTCCGCACATTGCTGAACCTGATGGCACGCGGGCTGGAGATCTGCGTGAACAGCCCTGCGTTCCTCATCAACATCTTCCCACTGCTGTACCATTTGCCTTTTGGGGTTTTCAAGGAGTTCAGGCAGGTGGAAGGAGACATCACGGTGTTTCTGAAGAGGATTATTGCAACACACAGGGAAACATTAGATCCTGTGAACCCAAGGGATCTCACTGACATGTACTTGGTGGAGATGTTGGCCCAGCAagctgcaggagaggaggacagcagcttcactgaagATTATCTCTTTTATATAATAGGGGACCTTTTCATCGCCGGCACTGACACCACCACTAATTCAGTCTTGTGGATTCTGCTCTACATGGTCTTAAACCCCGATATCCAAG ACAAAGTCCAGGCAGAGCTTGATCAAGTGGTGGGAAAACATCGGGGCCCTTCTCTCACTGATAAGGGAAGTTTGCCTTTTACTGAAGCCACCATCATGGAGGTGCAGAGACTGACTGCAGTGGTTCCTCTTGGTATTCCTCACATGGCCTCAGAGACAGCAG AGTTCAGAGGTTACACTATTCCCAAAGGAACAGTTGTTTTGCCCAACCTGTGGTCTGTCCATAGAGATCCCAGTGTGTGGGATGATCCAGATGCTTTCAACCCATCACGCTTTCTGGATGATGAGGGAAAGTTGCTCAGGAAAGAGTGCTTCATGCCATTTGGGATAG GTCGTAGGGTGTGTATGGGTGAACAGCTGGCGAAGATGGAGCTGTTTCTGATGGTTACCACCTTACTGCAGGCCTTCAAATTCAGACTTCCAGATGGaaagcctcctcctccactgcttGGACGATTTGGCCTGACGCTGGCACCCGATGcgtacactgtgtgtgtgagcactcGGAGATGA
- the sgms2a gene encoding phosphatidylcholine:ceramide cholinephosphotransferase 2a, protein MASQELVDAIDSATNNLNPEMEGGTGPSNSKSCPVHTPGSEDTKKGFRKGIGRHNDYIKISVPESKVNRLPMEWWKTAVAFFYAGFNLVLTTVVITIVHERVPPKESSPPLPDKFFDYVDRVNWAFTVTEINGMVLLAIWLIQVFFFRYKSIACRRFFFLIGTLYLYRCVTMYITTLPVPGMHMTCAPKLYGDSHAKLQRILQLISGGGLSITNSHLLCGDFLYSGHTVMLTLTYLFIKEYSPRSFWWYHLMCWLLSAVGVVCILVAHEHYSVDVVVAYFITSRLFWWYHTMANLQTLKCSPNNYLTNTWWNPLFNFLERNVQTAVPCSYSWPITWPPACLKNPCKKYSMVQSTREE, encoded by the exons ATGGCATCGCAGGAGCTTGTGGATGCAATAGACTCTGCCACTAATAATCTGAACCCAGAAATGGAGGGTGGTACGGGGCCCAGCAACAGTAAAAGTTGTCCTGTTCATACACCTGGCAGCGAGGACACAAAGAAGGGCTTTCGGAAAGGCATAGGAAGACATAATGACTACATTAAGATTTCTGTGCCAGAGTCCAAGGTCAACCGTCTGCCCATGGAGTGGTGGAAGACAGCAGTCGCCTTCTTTTATGCTGGTTTTAACTTGGTCCTGACCACAGTCGTCATCACTATAGTTCACGAGAGAGTCCCACCCAAAGAAAGCAGCCCACCTCTTCCTGATAAGTTTTTTGACTATGTTGATCGGGTCAACTGGGCATTTACAGTGACAGAGATCAATGGCATGGTGCTGCTGGCCATTTGGTTAATCCAGGTGTTCTTCTTCAGATACAA GTCAATAGCATGCAGGCGGTTCTTCTTCCTCATTGGCACACTGTACTTGTACCGCTGTGTCACTATGTACATCACCACCCTGCCTGTACCTGGCATGCATATGACTTGTGCTCCTAAG CTATATGGAGACTCTCATGCCAAACTCCAGCGAATTCTGCAGCTTATTTCAGGCGGAGGACTCTCCATCACAAACTCTCATCTGTTGTGTGGAGATTTCCTCTACAGTGGACACACTGTGATGCTCACCCTAACCTACCTGTTCATCAAAGAGT ACTCACCGCGGTCGTTTTGGTGGTACCATCTGATGTGCTGGCTGCTCAGTGCCGTGGGCGTGGTGTGCATCTTGGTGGCACACGAACACTACAGCGTGGATGTGGTTGTGGCCTATTTTATCACCTCCCGCCTGTTCTGGTGGTACCACACCATGGCCAATTTACAG ACTCTTAAATGCTCACCCAACAACTACCTCACAAACACTTGGTGGAACCCACTGTTTAACTTCCTGGAGAGGAACGTCCAAACTGCGGTACCATGTTCATACAGTTGGCCCATCACCTGGCCTCCTGCCTGTCTTAAGAACCCCTGCAAGAAGTATTCAATGGTGCAAAGTACACGAGAGGAGTGA